GATGAACGAAATGACCACATATTTTGAAATTTCTGCAAACGGAAGTTATATCAGAATTGAGATAATTGAATACAGTTATCAATCTTCAGAAACATATTGGGATGGAAATTGGGTAAACTCCAATGTTTCGGTAAAAGCCGGCGCATTTTCTGGAAGCTTTAACGCTTGCCTAATGACTATAGATTTTGAAAATTTTAAAAATGAGTTGGTAAAACTGTACGAAAAATTAAATGGAATTGCAGTTTTTCAGACAATTGAAAGTCAGGTTGGAATCAAAATTATTGGCGATGGAATTGGTAATCTTAATGCCGAATGTATTGTGCTTGATAATGCAGGCTATGGAAATATATTAGAATTTGAAATAAATTTTGATCAATCACACATACCTAAGATATTAAATCAATTAGACAAAATTACTGTTGAATTTCCAATTGTCGGAAAAACAAAATAATATCACTGCTGGTAACAGCGGTTTCACGCAATTGCTGCTTTCCT
This genomic stretch from Flavobacterium pallidum harbors:
- a CDS encoding WapI family immunity protein — its product is MTTYFEISANGSYIRIEIIEYSYQSSETYWDGNWVNSNVSVKAGAFSGSFNACLMTIDFENFKNELVKLYEKLNGIAVFQTIESQVGIKIIGDGIGNLNAECIVLDNAGYGNILEFEINFDQSHIPKILNQLDKITVEFPIVGKTK